A stretch of DNA from Veillonellales bacterium:
ACTTCCCGCACCTCTGCCACTGATACCGGGCGGCTGAATTTCAAATCCAATAAAGTTCCGCCTGTAAAATCTATACCTAAGTTAAATCCCTGTACTGCAATTGAAATTAACCCAGGAAGAATAATCAGCGCAGAGAGCAGAAAAAACCAGTACCGCTTACTTATAATATTGAATTTCATTTCATCAGCCCCCTACGCCCCAAAAATTTTGCCATTTTTAAATATATTGGCATGCATCAGCATTCGCAGCATAAATCGTGTAATCGTAATTGCCGTAAACATACTTAAAACAATACCCAAGCCAAGGGTAATGGCAAAGCCTTTTATGGGGCCGGTGCCCAGAAAAAATAAAACAACAGCAGCAAGTAAAGTGGTAACATTGGAATCAAATATCGTCGCAAAAGCGCGAGTAAATCCCGCATCCATAGCAGTCCGCAGCGTTTTTCCTGCCCGGTATTCCTCTTTAAAGCGCTCAAAAATCAGCACATTGGCGTCAACTGCCATCCCTAATCCCAGAATAATGCCGGCTATACCCGGCAAGGTCAGTGTTGCATTCAGCATTCTCAAGGAAACCAGCAAAAGCATCAAATACAAAATCAAAGCAATATTAGCAACAAATCCGGATAACCGATAAAAGAATAGCATAAACAGGACAATAAATGCGATCCCAATCTCAAAAGCAAATATACTTTTCGCTTTCGAATCCTGCCCTAATGTCGGTCCTACTGTTCTGGTTTCCAGAACCTCAACTTTTACCGGCAAAGAACCGGAACGCAGCAAAATTGCTAAATTCTGCGCTTCCTCAATCGAACGGTTGCCGGTTATCACAGCTTTCCCGCCGGAAATGGGTTCTTCAACCACCGGGCTGGTAAGCACCTGCTTGTCCAATAAAATAGAAATATGCTTGCCGACATTTTTTGCTGTCAAATCAGCAAACTTTTTTCCACCTTCGTTTGAAAATTCCAGAGAAACCAAATTACGTTTGGACTGATCAATTTGCGCTTTCGCATCTTTCAGATCACTACCGGTCATCACCGTAATGTTGCTCTCATCCTGAAACTCAAGCAATGCGGTTTTCCCCAGCATTTCAATCGCCTTATCAGGATCTTTAACCCCAGGAAGCTCAACAATAATCCGTCGCTCTCCCTGCCGTTGGATCACTGGTTCGGTAAGACCTAGTTCATTTACCCGCCGTTCAATGATCTTAACCACCCGCTGCACGGCATCTTCATCCACTTTGGCCTCAGGCGTATCCACCGCTTCCAGCACAACGTGAGTGCCTCCTTGCAAATCAAGCCCTTGTTTCAGCGAATTTGCCAGGGGCGAAATACAATAGCCAAAAACGGCTAATACCGCAACGACTACTGCAATAAAACCAGACAATTTCCCCCATCTCAAAGATGTCTCCCCCATTCTTCTCTAATCCTAACATATATAGTCATTATAACTAGAATGTTATGGCAATGTCAACGAACTACAATAAACGGTTTCCATTAATAACCAAACCAAAGCGGCATTCTAAAAATTCAGCAGCCCTGCGGCACATAACCATTCGTGCCAAAAAAATTTCGAAGTATTCCATGACCGGACATATTTTAGTATCAATAGTCAATTCTAATGTAATAGTACGCGCCACTTTGTCTACCAGAAGAATACTGCATTCGGCAGCATAATTCACCCGGTCATGAATTTCAAAGGTAGCAAA
This window harbors:
- the secD gene encoding protein translocase subunit SecD codes for the protein MGETSLRWGKLSGFIAVVVAVLAVFGYCISPLANSLKQGLDLQGGTHVVLEAVDTPEAKVDEDAVQRVVKIIERRVNELGLTEPVIQRQGERRIIVELPGVKDPDKAIEMLGKTALLEFQDESNITVMTGSDLKDAKAQIDQSKRNLVSLEFSNEGGKKFADLTAKNVGKHISILLDKQVLTSPVVEEPISGGKAVITGNRSIEEAQNLAILLRSGSLPVKVEVLETRTVGPTLGQDSKAKSIFAFEIGIAFIVLFMLFFYRLSGFVANIALILYLMLLLVSLRMLNATLTLPGIAGIILGLGMAVDANVLIFERFKEEYRAGKTLRTAMDAGFTRAFATIFDSNVTTLLAAVVLFFLGTGPIKGFAITLGLGIVLSMFTAITITRFMLRMLMHANIFKNGKIFGA